A genome region from Geitlerinema sp. PCC 9228 includes the following:
- a CDS encoding Uma2 family endonuclease: MVLGTTSRQPVPNSLYCKRNGKPVANNTKQFRWIVQLYQNLDWMYADHLDVLVAGNLFWYPVEERPDIATSPDVMVVFGRPKGDRGFYLQWKEDQVSPQVVFEVFSACNSEAEQSRKLLFYDRFGVQEYYSYHPETNDLYGWWRRERKLEAIEPIANWVSPQLGIRFDLSGDMLRIFRPDGQPFASYAEVNQRLQQERSRAQLAERKLSQVEALLQQYRKKFGELP; this comes from the coding sequence ATGGTGCTCGGAACAACCTCACGCCAACCGGTTCCGAATTCTTTGTATTGCAAGCGTAACGGAAAACCAGTGGCTAATAACACCAAGCAATTTCGCTGGATCGTGCAGCTTTACCAAAACCTAGACTGGATGTATGCAGACCACCTCGATGTCTTGGTGGCGGGAAATTTATTTTGGTATCCCGTAGAGGAAAGACCCGATATTGCTACTTCTCCCGATGTCATGGTGGTATTTGGCAGACCAAAAGGCGATCGCGGTTTTTACCTGCAATGGAAAGAAGACCAGGTATCGCCGCAGGTGGTTTTTGAAGTCTTTTCTGCTTGCAACTCCGAAGCAGAACAGTCGCGGAAACTGTTATTTTACGATCGCTTTGGGGTGCAAGAATACTATTCCTACCACCCCGAAACCAACGATTTGTACGGTTGGTGGCGTCGGGAAAGGAAGCTGGAAGCGATTGAACCCATTGCCAATTGGGTTAGCCCCCAGCTAGGCATTCGCTTCGATCTGTCTGGAGACATGCTGCGCATTTTTCGACCTGACGGGCAGCCGTTTGCTTCTTATGCTGAGGTCAACCAACGGTTGCAACAAGAACGTTCTCGCGCCCAACTGGCAGAAAGGAAGCTCTCCCAAGTAGAAGCTTTGCTGCAACAATATCGCAAAAAGTTTGGCGAGTTGCCCTAG
- a CDS encoding M15 family metallopeptidase, whose amino-acid sequence MNQTDGASGTDSQNHSSESSLPTSPRNMDDIPEAIREAADMQTNQRSPKVWLVGGTVVGIFALGAGMIWAVWPLSAPESPTASSNQSSPETVASPSPQPKNTITTQPKADGTLLGHHPYEEAPQEDLVPVVADGSVLLRAAAAEKFLQMQKAARADGVYLVPLSGFRSIEDQQYLFFEVKAQRGQVTTERAEVSAPPGYSEHHTGYAIDIGDADAPATNVTQKFENTTAFAWLQEHASKYQFELSFPKDSQQVSYEPWHWRFVGNRHSLETFYQSRQSPPAAEQ is encoded by the coding sequence TTGAATCAAACTGATGGTGCCTCTGGCACCGACTCGCAAAACCATTCTTCGGAATCTTCTTTGCCGACATCCCCGCGAAATATGGACGATATTCCAGAAGCCATTCGGGAAGCCGCCGACATGCAAACCAACCAGCGATCGCCCAAAGTATGGCTGGTGGGTGGTACGGTGGTGGGCATTTTTGCTTTGGGCGCTGGAATGATTTGGGCGGTTTGGCCCCTTTCTGCCCCCGAATCCCCAACAGCCAGCAGCAACCAGTCTTCCCCGGAAACGGTTGCTTCCCCCTCTCCCCAACCCAAAAACACCATTACCACCCAACCAAAAGCCGATGGAACGCTTTTAGGACACCATCCCTACGAAGAAGCCCCCCAAGAAGACTTGGTGCCTGTGGTGGCCGATGGCAGTGTCTTGTTGCGCGCGGCAGCTGCGGAGAAATTCTTGCAAATGCAGAAAGCAGCCCGTGCGGATGGAGTGTATTTGGTTCCCCTATCGGGATTTCGCTCCATAGAAGACCAACAATACCTGTTCTTTGAAGTGAAAGCCCAACGGGGGCAGGTGACCACCGAACGGGCGGAAGTTAGCGCCCCGCCGGGATATAGCGAACACCACACTGGTTATGCCATTGATATTGGCGATGCCGATGCGCCGGCTACCAATGTGACCCAAAAGTTTGAAAATACGACGGCGTTTGCGTGGTTGCAAGAGCATGCTTCCAAATACCAGTTCGAGCTTTCTTTTCCCAAAGACTCCCAACAGGTAAGCTACGAACCTTGGCACTGGCGTTTTGTGGGCAATCGCCATAGTTTGGAAACGTTCTACCAAAGCCGTCAATCACCGCCGGCTGCCGAGCAATAG